One part of the Chryseobacterium mulctrae genome encodes these proteins:
- a CDS encoding tyrosine-type recombinase/integrase, with product MNSTFKLKEPNGEKETLIYFRSYFGNENKNFIYSTGEKIKPEEWDFDNRQPNDLNGRTKRAESHRSIKKQLDRYIGFFTEIVNRYKNIGEEITIDIIRQRFDEEFKKIKRKDDFFRIYDEFVQEKENDYSGKGISKSTKSRYDYNKKLLENFQEEYKLKLSLGNFDEKIYNKFLKYCIEEKDHSANTVHRNVGLLKTFFYWTLSKKYTYNNGFINFKKPPKFRTDEIALNYEQVEQIYQYDFSTNKRLERVRDLFVFGCVTGMRFGNYNRISKQDIQGDFIRVIDLKSKTKNLSIPINTISKSILEKYDYDLPTITNQKMNEFIKEVFKELKFTDEIKKTMKYGDELVDVKSEFWERISSHTARRSFITIMKNKRVPDKVIMSYTGHTSLEVFNAYYRPSEDDKVNYMNEVFK from the coding sequence ATGAATTCTACCTTCAAACTTAAAGAACCCAACGGCGAAAAGGAAACACTAATTTACTTCCGTTCTTATTTTGGAAATGAAAATAAGAATTTTATCTATTCTACTGGAGAAAAAATTAAACCTGAAGAATGGGATTTCGATAACCGGCAACCCAACGATCTAAACGGAAGAACAAAAAGAGCCGAGAGCCATAGAAGTATAAAAAAACAACTTGACAGATACATCGGTTTTTTCACCGAGATTGTCAATCGTTACAAAAACATTGGCGAAGAGATAACGATTGATATTATAAGACAGCGATTTGACGAAGAATTTAAAAAGATCAAAAGAAAAGACGATTTTTTCAGGATATATGATGAATTTGTTCAGGAAAAAGAAAATGATTATTCTGGAAAGGGAATATCTAAATCAACTAAAAGCAGATATGATTATAACAAAAAATTGTTAGAGAATTTCCAAGAGGAATACAAATTAAAATTAAGTTTAGGTAATTTTGATGAAAAGATCTATAATAAATTTCTCAAATATTGTATCGAAGAAAAAGACCATTCCGCTAATACTGTCCATAGAAACGTGGGATTATTAAAAACTTTTTTTTATTGGACTTTGAGTAAGAAATACACCTACAACAATGGTTTTATCAATTTCAAGAAACCTCCCAAATTCCGAACAGACGAGATAGCTCTAAACTACGAGCAGGTGGAACAAATTTATCAATATGATTTCAGTACAAATAAAAGACTTGAAAGAGTTAGAGATTTGTTTGTTTTTGGATGTGTAACTGGAATGCGCTTTGGAAATTACAATCGTATTTCAAAACAGGATATTCAAGGGGACTTTATTAGGGTTATTGATTTAAAAAGTAAAACTAAGAATCTTTCAATTCCAATTAATACTATTTCTAAATCAATTCTTGAAAAGTATGATTATGATTTACCAACTATTACGAATCAAAAGATGAATGAATTTATTAAGGAGGTCTTTAAAGAGCTGAAATTTACTGATGAGATAAAGAAAACTATGAAATATGGTGATGAATTAGTAGACGTAAAGTCTGAGTTTTGGGAAAGAATTTCCTCACATACTGCAAGAAGAAGCTTTATCACTATAATGAAAAATAAGAGAGTTCCTGACAAAGTAATTATGAGCTACACAGGACATACTAGTTTAGAGGTCTTCAATGCGTATTACAGACCAAGTGAAGACGATAAAGTTAATTATATGAACGAAGTTTTTAAGTAA